The genomic DNA TGTTCGATTTCTTCACGTTGACGGAAACCAGTGGCGGCCGCTTCGCGGGGGAGTATCCGGCCGCTGATGCGCAGAGCGATGCACGGAGCTACCTCGACGGCGCCGCCCGGTATCCGGATACGCAGGAGTACCGGGACCTGCGGAGGATGCTGACATCGCTCCGGAACGCCGGGTGAGCGGACCGTTGGCGGGACGGCTATCCGGGAACCGGGCCGGCGCCGGGGCGCAGCCGCGTGCGTTTGCCCGTGGCTGAGACGGCGAAGCGCGCCCGGTGTTGGCGCGGAATGAGCGGCAGGTATTCGGGCCTGGCAGCAACATAGGCCCGGGTCCGCGGGCAGAAGGGCAGCAGCGCGATACGGCTCCTGCGGGCATCAGCGAGCACTTCCTCGATGAGGAGCGTCTCGGCAGTCCGTTGCCGGTACGCCGGATCCACGATGATGCGCAGGGCCCAGAGCTCCCCGCCGTGCATTTCATACTGCAGGTA from Arthrobacter zhangbolii includes the following:
- a CDS encoding GNAT family N-acetyltransferase, translating into MNPKTRPTSDAVQPDLPAPAETGPEPGPAAPAGSRGRAQRRKPAPKGGKTGIPNATVYNNRLHSRFELFVNGTMAAYLQYEMHGGELWALRIIVDPAYRQRTAETLLIEEVLADARRSRIALLPFCPRTRAYVAARPEYLPLIPRQHRARFAVSATGKRTRLRPGAGPVPG